The DNA window GAACGTCACATAAAAGAACAATCAAGGTTATATGCACAATATATGCCATATTAGTCTTCCAACCCCATCgtctttcacattttattataatatatgtttgtggggtttttttattggaatttaatgtgaagaatcaaagcaaagtaGTGCAAAAACTACCAAGACAAGGTAAAAACTCACAAAGCAGTAAAATCCCCATAGTGACTctgggggagctgcagagattcacagttTAAGTAAGATTATCTGTTTTTTAAGACAAGTATTACTAATACACTCTGCAAATCTGATCATTATGGAAGAGGGGCGAGAAAGAAATCCGGACAAGTCAAACTTCAACTTTGCCACAAATCATGTTGAAAAACATAGCAACCCTACAAGAATAtgttttggtcagatgagaccaaatttGAATATGTTTggcccaattaaaaaaaaccttgtggTGCCAGTAACGCTGCATGTCACCTTCAACACCTTCAAGCCGGTGATAGGACGATGAAAGGTGCAAACGCAGGCTGACATGAAACAAAACCTGACAGAGGCTTTAGACTGAGGGATGAGGTTCGACTCCCACCAGGAAAGCGACACAAAATTACAGCCTGAGCTAAAATAGAATGGTGAACATTACAGCATCGTCAGACGGCTGAACGACGAGCTCAAGtatgatgttcacagatgctaTGCCTCCTGAGCTTTATTGTGAAGATGAATCAGCAAAAACATTCTGTCTTCATGCTAGTAAATCTGGTAGAGATGTACCacgaaagacaaaaaaagggcctctgaatacaaatgcacatctTTATGCACCACGTCGTGTTGGTTGTCGCATGAAATCCCAATGGTAAAGGGTATAGAAACTGTTGAACGGCGCTACCTCCTGGGACTGAACCCATTCCAAGTCATCTGTAGCTTTAAGTTGACATTTAATGAGGTCAAGCTCCGGACACCTACCGCCTCACCAGCAGGAGTCCACAGGAGCGTCTTCACAGGCTACACTGAATGAGTGAGCCTGCTTTCTCTGCCTGTGTCAAGAGGCGAGGGAGGGGAGGGTCCATTCTCTGGCCTCAGAAAACTGGCCCGGATTCAGATTTGCTGAGTTGTTTTGGTTAACTTGTCGGGATCGGTTTTCTGCTATGTGGAGGGTCTGAATGGGCTGCACTTCTTTTCCGCTGCATTGCAGCTTTGATCTTTTTCCTCGGTTGCCGTCAAGCTGTCAGAGTTTCACATAAATACAGCGTCACATAAACACTCAGCCCGGTTCAAACATCATCTGGAAATTATGCGTTTGCATCagcttccttttctttcattaacTCTGGATTACACGATGAAATACAGCAAGGATGCAATTGGGAACCTACTCATTGCAGGGTCACGTTTTGTGCAGCTGTTTTGCAGAGTCGACGCTTTCGCGGATTCTCAGTTACACGCAAAATCCTTTTCTCTGATCGTTAGAAGGTGTAGtcataaatgcaaaaagaaaatttttgtGACGCCTTGCTGATcatgagacagaaaacagagTGTGTGAACAGATTGCATGTCAGCCTCTGCTTCCTAATGTCACACTGAGTCTTTTCATCCATCAAAGTGGAGCTTTGCATCATAACAAGTCAATGTGCTGGCTGCAGTCTGAAAGCTTCCTGAGAGTCACACAGGGTCAGTAGATGACTTATATCTGGGTAACTTAAGCCTAGTGAATTATGTGATGACCCAAATGTAGCCCTGCTAATATGCACATTACTGACACATGTTGTAATAAAGTAAAGGAAATGTGTGATAACAAACTGCTATTTGCAAAAAGGCTGCTTATATTCTGTTCCATTCGTTGTAGCATTGCACAACAAATGCATGAAAAGTTTGTACAATagaagaaaattttttttttaatttccaatgCAAAATCATCTAGATTGTACATAAAACTCAACCGCTCTCTGCGTGTGCCTGTTGAGTTTCCAGTCTACAATATAAATACCTTGAACTGATTGGATAGCAGCTGTTCAAACAGACCAATCAGAAGAGAGCTTGTTTTACTGAACTCAGTCTCCAGATGGGTTTAAGGTGCCCTGTTGACAATTTTAACTTTACATTGAGAGAAGCTAGAAAGAGCTAATATGCTCACCACTTAAAGTACCTAAGCAGTGGAGTTGCATTTACATCCACACTCACAAATGCACACGTTCATAGATTGATACACAGACTGGCAGGCAATCTGGGTGCTGAGTGCCTTGCCCTGAGGCATTTTCTCATGTTGCAGAGGAGGaaactggaatcaaacctacaattTATTGGTTGCAAGAGGACTATTCCCTCAATGGgccacattcatttttaaataaagagcaaattGTGCAGAGCTGAcactgaagggaaaaaaagttttttttgtgggattctgtaaaaaaaaaaaattggaagatTAAACACCATAACCAGAACCTCCACCAGAAACAAGTGACCTTTTATCACTCTTTTCAAATAATCAAAGGttgtaaaatgaaattttaatccCCCCAAACTTGTCATTCGTTTTGCATTAATCTAATTTGCTAGTTTTAGCTacagttttacatgttttaaactAAGTCAATTGGAGTTTAACATATAGCAAATCCTGGGAAAGTTTCATGTTGAGTACTGATGGATGTGgacaaacattaacaaaaaaaataactgaagagATCTTCAGTGTTCTGGTTATTGTAAAAGAGTCACATACCTGCACGTACaccacattaaaaacatacataataACCTTTTTGTATTACAGTACGACAATAAATTACAGTACGACAATAAATTACAGTACATTTCCTTATTTCcgaaatactttgtttttaatttacaattaaaaatgttcaggaaCTTTGAGTGTAAACCCAAATAATTCTTTTGGATATAAATATGATCAACTAACAGTTGAGTCAATGGAGAAACTATAATTCAAAGTTATTAATCCAAATCCTAATTTTGGCAAAATACTCTGACTGATAAGTGAGATATGAGTTGTTAGGTTTTTACTTTGAGTTTACAAAGATGCAAAAATAACCAGATATGTGggcaaaaataattcagattgtAGAATCTCTATTCACAATCCAACAAACTCTCCTCTGATTGACAAGTTTGATTCATGTAGCCTagttccatccatccttccattttctaaaacccttgtccctcagtgggttgggagggttgctggtgcctaactccagctaacgtttcgggcgagaggcggggtcaccctggacaggtcaccagtctgtcacagggcaacacagagacacacaggacaaacaaccatgcacacacacactcatacctagggacaatttggagaggccaattaacctgacagtcatgtttttggactgtgggaggaaaccggagtacctggagaaaacccMcgcatgcacagggagaacatgcaaRctccatgcagaaagaccggggccgggaatcgaacccagaacattCTTGCCGCAAGGCAACAGTACTActaactgcgccactgtgcagccccctgtagcatagttattattttttattacattgcaTGGATTGATGTTAATGAAGGACATCAATCTGAAGTAATTTGGACACTTCCTGTCTTTTGTCTTCCTGCTgtcaaaaagtagaaaaatgtaaatctaaTCCGAAATAACTTCATATCCATGGTTTAACTGCTTTCACTGACCTTGACATCCTCATAGGCCTTTTCCACTGAGCAGACCTGGTGGTCGAGATGCTCTGCAGATCTGCACTGGTCCTCTAGCAGCAGACATCCACAGGTGTGACAGAACCAGTCCATCCCCTGCAGCTCAGCAGCCAGGCGGGCCTGACTCTCCTCCTCTGCATCAATAATTTCATAATCTGCCTCATTGAGCTCGTCCTTCTCTACCTCCGTCTCCATCTTCTCCTCAGGTCTCTGATGGGActcatcatcttcttcttctctctggttCGCAGATTCAATAGCTTTTGCATCTTCCTCTCCGATCACTTCATATCCAAAGTCATCCACCGCTTCTTCCTTACTTTCAACAACAACTGTGTCACTTTCCTCCTTAATTTGTTCTGCATCTTCACTGTGCAGATCAAGACACAGCTCTGCTTCCTCTTTAGGAaggtttatttttggtttgtcCTCCACCTCCCGTAggtctgttttttgttctgattCTTCTGCATGTACATCATCTCCACGAAGCTCGGATAAATCCTCCTGAGGAGTGAAGCTTCTCAGCAGGGAGTAGGTGAGTTTGTCCTCTTGAGTCTCCAGGTCCTCAGTGCTGGCTTCTTCTTCAGGTGCAGGTGCTAAAGGCTTCAAGTCCAACTCATTACTGGAAAGTTCTTCTTCTATTTCTGTGACTATTGGCTCTTCCTCAACTTGAGGCTCCGGTGTCTGAACTTCAGATGAGATGTCAGGTTCAGGAGTAGAGACCGTCTCTTTAATAATGTCCTCTGACCACTTATCAATCTGTATGTCCATCTCTACAGCCTGTCCTTTGGGAACAAGGAGGATTAACTCATCACCTATGTTCACTACGTCCTGCACACAGGTCTTTGAGTCCTCTCCAGACAGTCTAGTTGTGGATTCTGCTGTTTGTCGCAGGTTGTCTGATTCACAGTCAGTTGTGTTGTCTTGCTGCGTCTGGTGATGTTTGATGGTTTCTTTGGGTTTTGCAGGTTGGGTTATTTCCCCTGAAGTCTCAGTTTCAACTCCTGACTCCAGATCAGCAGCTGCAGGCTTGCTCTGCTCAGAAGATTCTTCTGTCAGGGGCTTGAGATGATTTTCTGCCTCAGGAGCAAGCGGTATCGCCTCCATGACCTCCTGTACATCAGTCTTAACTTGGTTGTGGATCTCTTCGTCATTCCTTGCTTTCTCCATCACCTCCTCCACTGTTTGCACTGTGCAGTCGCAGTCAGTGATGACTTCTAGAAGGGCCGAATCTGCAGACACTGCTTCTTTGTCCTCATGCACAGTTACTTCAGAGGATGGCTTTGACTCTGTGAGGAGTTCAGTTGAGGTGAGTGTTGCATCTCCAGTTTCTTTCACTTCAGCTGCTACTTCAGGTGGATTTTTCTCATCAGCAGTCCCCGTCGTTGACTCAACAGGGGCTCCTTCTTCACACGGGCTCCTTTCCCTGGTTTCTGTCAGTACAGTGGGTTCAGTGCTGGTTGGAGGATCCTCTCTGCTATCAGGTAGAGTCGACGCCGTCATGTCTGGTGTCACCTCAAGCAGCTCAGACACGTTTTCAGCCTCTCTTTGTTGCTCACATGGCGGTTCTGTTTCAGTAAAACTTTGCTGAGTGACCGTCTCATCTCTGCCCTGTGAGGTTTCATCCACTTTTGTTTCCATCTGAGGAGTTACGATTGATTTTTCTGTGCTTGGCTCCACTGCCTGTTCCTCTTGTTTACTCTCCTTCTGATCCACTGATTTAGTCTCCTGGCGTGGCTCTTCTGGAATTTCCCCTAAACCTTCATCATGGAGTATCACTGAtgattgttttccttctgtttccGTTTGAtgttcctctttctctttcagtATTTTACTCCCCTCCTGTGTTTTCACTTCATCGCTTTTTAGAATTTCTGcctcttcttcatcttttgCTGCTCTGATTAAGGATCCTGTCATTTCAAACTTACTCTGTGGCCATATCATCCTCCCCCCAGCCTTATCCTCTAATGACTCTGACTGAACGTCCACCGCTGGTGTTTCATCTTTCAGCCTGAACTTCTCCAGGTACCCATCCGCCTCATCTGAATCTGACAGCCGCCTCTTGTAGGATTTCTCAGACGCCACACTCTCCGCCTCCGAGTACTCCTCGTCACTCCTTCTCTTCTCCCCCACAGCATCCTCGTAGAGGTCCGAGTACATGAAAGACATGGCAGTGGGCTCCTCCAGGAGAATGGGGTCAATGATCTTGGGGGGCCCCGGGGAGAGAAAAATAGGAGTGAGGGTGGTCTCTTCACTTTCAAACAGCACCAAACCACCATCCACCATTGATCGCTGGCTCTCACGTCTTGATCTCATCTTTTCTATGCCTTCCTGCTTCTCCTTCAGTGCCTCTATGGGAGGTCCTTCTCCATAGAAGACCTCATCCAGGTGTTCCCCAACTATGTCAGCATCTGTGACAAACACAAAAGAGTCTTCGGACACAGAGGCACCGTCCTCGGTTGCCTCCTTTAAGGtttcctgctgctctgtttgGGCTTTTCCAGGCGACTTCTCTTCCTCTCGCTGTAGCTGTGGAGCTTCCTCTCCAGGTATCGCCACATCCAAAAGGGTGAACTTTTCGATGTAGTCGATGTCGGCAGTGCTCTCTGTCTCTGACGTTGAGGATCCAAGCAGTTTGTCCGGCGATGGCCGTGAAGTTTCTTTTGAGGCCTATGGAGAGATTAAGACGactcaaacacagaaatacttCCTCAAGTTTAGATCCGCAGCATGGATAAAGCGAAGATAAAAATATCTCAGCTACTTACCTCAGCATGATCCAGTGTCTGCTCTGCTTCCAGCTGGTCCCCGAGATGTGCCCAGTCATGCTGGTTTCTGGACCTGATCTTCGGAGTCTGGTCTAGATAAGACAAATTGTCCTGCAGGTCCGTAGTCTCCTCCTCGTCCACAGTAGGAAGTTTGGCCGGCACTCTGATGTTGAGAATCTCATATCCTTCAGATATCAAACTGAACAGCTGCTGATCTTTGGATTTTATCTCTTCGAAGTCTTCCTCTGTTggtgttttctcctctttgatGTTAGGGAGTGAAACCTCCGCCATCTCTGGTCTCTCTACTCCCAAAGCCGAAGCTGACCTTGAACTACCAGGTCGGCTTAGTCGGTCTCCCAACCTGCTGCTTCTTGCCCCGGATCTTGTCCTCCTGCGGACCACTTTGTCCTCATCGAAGACAATGGTGATCTTCCCCGCACCTCCAGAACCTTCCATGCTGTAAGCCTCAGACGTGGAGCTCGCCTCAGATGCCCAGGGTGTAGAGCAACGGCTGGAGGCCGTCTCCCAAACGATACCGCTGTCCTCGCTCTGAACTGTCACCATGGAAAAGGACGGGTCCACCATGAGGCACTGGAGTTTGGGCTTCACGGACTGGTCCTGGATGACTTCTCGCAGActtgaaaaagagagaaatggacGGAGTCAAAGGCAGGAGAGCAGGCTGTTTGTGCCATTCAAGTGCAAGAGGAGATCTTTCTGGCTCTGCTCTTGGAAATCCGAGCAGAGAACAAACTaatgaatcaaatcaaaacacatttgaGCAACCCTGACCTGGATTCATGTCTTGCAGCTTGACAAATATGAGGTGAAAACTAGGTAGCGCATAATTTTGCTTCTTAAGAGGATTACTCAAGCATTGTAGAGCTGCTGTGTTGGGTCAACTGTCTAGAGCCAGGCTGCCAAAGTGAGCGATACTACATAAACCCTGCACCCCGAGCTGTCCCCTGGGCTATGAATACACCTCGCCCCTTGCTGGGTTACGGTAAGGTGACGTCCACAAAACGTCATTCATGTAATGTTCGAGAAGAGATGCCTGGCTTTCTCAGATACACCCAACATGCCAGTGTCTTCCACTATTTATGACAAGGCAAAGTCAATTCAAAGCATGATAAATGGAAGGT is part of the Poecilia reticulata strain Guanapo linkage group LG9, Guppy_female_1.0+MT, whole genome shotgun sequence genome and encodes:
- the cmya5 gene encoding cardiomyopathy-associated protein 5 isoform X1, with protein sequence MEESESLDSEMTELQEFQDEALSQDDEDEVEELQNSLREVIQDQSVKPKLQCLMVDPSFSMVTVQSEDSGIVWETASSRCSTPWASEASSTSEAYSMEGSGGAGKITIVFDEDKVVRRRTRSGARSSRLGDRLSRPGSSRSASALGVERPEMAEVSLPNIKEEKTPTEEDFEEIKSKDQQLFSLISEGYEILNIRVPAKLPTVDEEETTDLQDNLSYLDQTPKIRSRNQHDWAHLGDQLEAEQTLDHAEASKETSRPSPDKLLGSSTSETESTADIDYIEKFTLLDVAIPGEEAPQLQREEEKSPGKAQTEQQETLKEATEDGASVSEDSFVFVTDADIVGEHLDEVFYGEGPPIEALKEKQEGIEKMRSRRESQRSMVDGGLVLFESEETTLTPIFLSPGPPKIIDPILLEEPTAMSFMYSDLYEDAVGEKRRSDEEYSEAESVASEKSYKRRLSDSDEADGYLEKFRLKDETPAVDVQSESLEDKAGGRMIWPQSKFEMTGSLIRAAKDEEEAEILKSDEVKTQEGSKILKEKEEHQTETEGKQSSVILHDEGLGEIPEEPRQETKSVDQKESKQEEQAVEPSTEKSIVTPQMETKVDETSQGRDETVTQQSFTETEPPCEQQREAENVSELLEVTPDMTASTLPDSREDPPTSTEPTVLTETRERSPCEEGAPVESTTGTADEKNPPEVAAEVKETGDATLTSTELLTESKPSSEVTVHEDKEAVSADSALLEVITDCDCTVQTVEEVMEKARNDEEIHNQVKTDVQEVMEAIPLAPEAENHLKPLTEESSEQSKPAAADLESGVETETSGEITQPAKPKETIKHHQTQQDNTTDCESDNLRQTAESTTRLSGEDSKTCVQDVVNIGDELILLVPKGQAVEMDIQIDKWSEDIIKETVSTPEPDISSEVQTPEPQVEEEPIVTEIEEELSSNELDLKPLAPAPEEEASTEDLETQEDKLTYSLLRSFTPQEDLSELRGDDVHAEESEQKTDLREVEDKPKINLPKEEAELCLDLHSEDAEQIKEESDTVVVESKEEAVDDFGYEVIGEEDAKAIESANQREEEDDESHQRPEEKMETEVEKDELNEADYEIIDAEEESQARLAAELQGMDWFCHTCGCLLLEDQCRSAEHLDHQVCSVEKAYEDVKETLGSWISELQARSENIEDLVSELELAYNSVEDQFTESEAAMRAQNEEMMALVMEQYNTMSISMEEEKKAKLEQLYDKIVSYQEGIDSAKTTLETTAREVETDARSPEDIHARLQAALDSALTLELGPKGLLVFEDYTKTNSSSSNLAQRKGIPVPQRPTLQPQERGSASGSSVTVYWKVSPGDIIDCFQVYCVEEPQGAVSEEYRVTVKESYCILEDLEPDRKYKVWVMAVNYTGCSLPSDRLIFTTAPSVPAIDTERGSVMWDSATLRWSSTNPSPGLSYTLEYCRQYELEGEGLRSIAGIEGCEQTVVLQPNENYLFYIKAVNEAGASEQSEAALVSTKGTRFQLLESSAHPSLKLSDDRTTLQYSHDAHRATNQECPSILGEFLPSRGIYYWETLVSESPAYRLGVTCSADNLKSSLGENSSSWCLQCSPGPSGCRYQLLHSDVQSSVFVTESPERVGTLLDHQLGCLSFYNARSGQLLGSFLHHGGRPCRPALALDQPGSLQVFMVPEIPEFTKDRLL
- the cmya5 gene encoding cardiomyopathy-associated protein 5 isoform X2 — protein: MVDPSFSMVTVQSEDSGIVWETASSRCSTPWASEASSTSEAYSMEGSGGAGKITIVFDEDKVVRRRTRSGARSSRLGDRLSRPGSSRSASALGVERPEMAEVSLPNIKEEKTPTEEDFEEIKSKDQQLFSLISEGYEILNIRVPAKLPTVDEEETTDLQDNLSYLDQTPKIRSRNQHDWAHLGDQLEAEQTLDHAEASKETSRPSPDKLLGSSTSETESTADIDYIEKFTLLDVAIPGEEAPQLQREEEKSPGKAQTEQQETLKEATEDGASVSEDSFVFVTDADIVGEHLDEVFYGEGPPIEALKEKQEGIEKMRSRRESQRSMVDGGLVLFESEETTLTPIFLSPGPPKIIDPILLEEPTAMSFMYSDLYEDAVGEKRRSDEEYSEAESVASEKSYKRRLSDSDEADGYLEKFRLKDETPAVDVQSESLEDKAGGRMIWPQSKFEMTGSLIRAAKDEEEAEILKSDEVKTQEGSKILKEKEEHQTETEGKQSSVILHDEGLGEIPEEPRQETKSVDQKESKQEEQAVEPSTEKSIVTPQMETKVDETSQGRDETVTQQSFTETEPPCEQQREAENVSELLEVTPDMTASTLPDSREDPPTSTEPTVLTETRERSPCEEGAPVESTTGTADEKNPPEVAAEVKETGDATLTSTELLTESKPSSEVTVHEDKEAVSADSALLEVITDCDCTVQTVEEVMEKARNDEEIHNQVKTDVQEVMEAIPLAPEAENHLKPLTEESSEQSKPAAADLESGVETETSGEITQPAKPKETIKHHQTQQDNTTDCESDNLRQTAESTTRLSGEDSKTCVQDVVNIGDELILLVPKGQAVEMDIQIDKWSEDIIKETVSTPEPDISSEVQTPEPQVEEEPIVTEIEEELSSNELDLKPLAPAPEEEASTEDLETQEDKLTYSLLRSFTPQEDLSELRGDDVHAEESEQKTDLREVEDKPKINLPKEEAELCLDLHSEDAEQIKEESDTVVVESKEEAVDDFGYEVIGEEDAKAIESANQREEEDDESHQRPEEKMETEVEKDELNEADYEIIDAEEESQARLAAELQGMDWFCHTCGCLLLEDQCRSAEHLDHQVCSVEKAYEDVKETLGSWISELQARSENIEDLVSELELAYNSVEDQFTESEAAMRAQNEEMMALVMEQYNTMSISMEEEKKAKLEQLYDKIVSYQEGIDSAKTTLETTAREVETDARSPEDIHARLQAALDSALTLELGPKGLLVFEDYTKTNSSSSNLAQRKGIPVPQRPTLQPQERGSASGSSVTVYWKVSPGDIIDCFQVYCVEEPQGAVSEEYRVTVKESYCILEDLEPDRKYKVWVMAVNYTGCSLPSDRLIFTTAPSVPAIDTERGSVMWDSATLRWSSTNPSPGLSYTLEYCRQYELEGEGLRSIAGIEGCEQTVVLQPNENYLFYIKAVNEAGASEQSEAALVSTKGTRFQLLESSAHPSLKLSDDRTTLQYSHDAHRATNQECPSILGEFLPSRGIYYWETLVSESPAYRLGVTCSADNLKSSLGENSSSWCLQCSPGPSGCRYQLLHSDVQSSVFVTESPERVGTLLDHQLGCLSFYNARSGQLLGSFLHHGGRPCRPALALDQPGSLQVFMVPEIPEFTKDRLL